In Dyadobacter sp. CECT 9275, the following proteins share a genomic window:
- a CDS encoding PASTA domain-containing protein, with protein MAKISTQSRSDLFIHIGIIFSLLLVFFLGFFFVYLPFTTNHGEAITVPDLKKKSVEDLEDFLDSRDLRYEVSDCTFVAGLPALTIISQYPQPGAKVKEGRKIYVTVVSKTAPLIKMPKLTDMTHRSAQMYLRSVGLEEGAITYEPDMAQNAVLRQMYNGHEILPGQPIAKGSKIDLVLGEGLGTAQFEAPSVTDMPLDEAKIAIIGAGLKVGQQMVVPAEEGQAGGTVVRQNPDAGTKVRIGDVIDVWVTPQAPESESNGNTQPEQL; from the coding sequence ATGGCCAAGATAAGCACTCAATCCCGTTCGGATCTTTTCATACATATCGGAATTATCTTTTCCCTGCTGCTGGTTTTTTTTCTGGGCTTTTTCTTCGTTTACCTGCCTTTTACAACCAATCACGGAGAAGCGATTACGGTACCTGATCTTAAGAAAAAAAGTGTTGAAGATCTGGAAGATTTTCTGGATAGCCGGGATCTGCGGTATGAGGTGAGTGACTGTACTTTCGTGGCCGGTCTTCCGGCGCTGACCATCATTTCACAATATCCGCAGCCGGGGGCAAAGGTAAAGGAGGGACGTAAAATTTATGTGACGGTGGTTTCCAAAACGGCACCTCTGATCAAAATGCCGAAACTTACGGATATGACACACCGCAGCGCACAGATGTATCTGCGAAGTGTTGGCCTGGAAGAAGGTGCGATCACCTATGAACCGGATATGGCCCAGAATGCCGTTCTCAGACAAATGTATAACGGGCACGAGATATTACCAGGACAGCCGATCGCGAAGGGGTCCAAGATTGACCTAGTATTGGGTGAGGGACTTGGTACCGCCCAGTTTGAGGCGCCATCTGTGACGGATATGCCGCTGGACGAAGCCAAAATTGCTATCATAGGTGCAGGCTTGAAGGTGGGGCAGCAAATGGTGGTACCTGCTGAAGAAGGCCAGGCCGGGGGCACAGTGGTACGTCAAAATCCGGATGCAGGAACAAAAGTAAGAATTGGTGATGTAATAGACGTGTGGGTTACCCCACAAGCACCTGAATCAGAATCGAATGGCAACACACAACCAGAACAGTTATAG
- a CDS encoding transketolase family protein, whose product MKKYTFTEKKDTRSGFGAGMHVLGQQNPNVVALCADLVGSLKLEPFIKENPERFVQCGISEANMIGISAGLTIGGKIPFATTFANFATGRVYDQIRQSVAYSGKNVKICASHAGLTLGEDGATHQILEDIGMMKMLPGMTVINPCDYNQTKAATIAIAEHDGPVYLRFGRPVIPIFTDADQKFEIGKAWMVNEGTDVSIFATGHMVWEAIQAGEQLEAEGINAEIINIHTIKPLDEEAVLKSVSKTGCAVTAEEHNRIGGLGDSIAQVLVKNKLVPQEYVAVNDSFGESGTPAQLMEKYGLTAKDIVAAAKRAISRK is encoded by the coding sequence ATGAAAAAATACACTTTCACAGAAAAGAAAGATACCCGTTCGGGATTTGGTGCAGGCATGCATGTTCTTGGACAACAAAACCCCAATGTTGTAGCCCTTTGTGCTGATTTGGTTGGCTCTCTCAAACTTGAACCCTTCATCAAGGAAAACCCCGAAAGGTTTGTCCAGTGTGGTATCTCCGAGGCTAACATGATCGGTATCTCAGCGGGACTAACCATTGGAGGAAAAATACCTTTTGCAACTACCTTTGCCAACTTCGCAACAGGTCGTGTTTATGACCAGATACGCCAGAGCGTGGCATATTCGGGTAAAAATGTGAAGATATGTGCTTCACATGCAGGCCTTACGCTGGGTGAAGATGGTGCAACCCATCAGATCCTGGAAGATATCGGTATGATGAAAATGCTTCCTGGAATGACGGTGATCAATCCGTGCGACTATAACCAGACCAAAGCAGCAACCATTGCCATCGCCGAGCATGACGGGCCGGTTTATCTGCGTTTCGGACGTCCGGTTATTCCTATTTTTACCGATGCGGATCAGAAGTTTGAAATTGGTAAAGCATGGATGGTAAATGAAGGGACAGACGTGAGTATCTTCGCTACGGGGCATATGGTATGGGAGGCGATTCAGGCTGGTGAACAACTGGAAGCGGAAGGTATCAACGCTGAGATCATCAACATTCACACTATCAAACCGTTGGATGAAGAGGCTGTTTTAAAATCGGTTTCCAAAACAGGTTGCGCTGTGACTGCCGAAGAGCATAACCGTATCGGCGGGCTGGGCGACAGCATTGCTCAGGTGCTGGTTAAAAATAAACTGGTTCCCCAGGAATATGTTGCCGTGAACGACAGCTTCGGGGAAAGTGGGACACCAGCCCAATTAATGGAAAAATACGGCCTTACGGCAAAGGATATTGTTGCGGCCGCTAAAAGAGCGATCAGCAGGAAATAG
- a CDS encoding DUF4276 family protein, producing MVFRRFGRGYTLVRIGFVVEGYTERIILKSDGFREYLKEKNLQLIHEIIVAGSKDNLAPARITSYVQVLRDNGAEVIVVLRDLDDCLSIEEAKSKVISDTDIEKVIAVQAIESWFLADSKTLGDILNVPDFYFDMPEELVAPFEKLKELRMKYSGRGIGDKKVFARIMVSNGFSVQRAASHPNCPSAKYFLNKLESLAVN from the coding sequence ATGGTTTTCAGGCGCTTTGGGAGGGGGTACACCTTGGTGAGGATCGGGTTTGTTGTAGAGGGATATACCGAAAGGATCATTTTGAAATCTGATGGTTTTCGGGAATATCTTAAAGAGAAAAATTTACAACTTATCCATGAAATCATCGTTGCCGGTAGTAAGGATAACCTGGCGCCGGCCAGAATTACAAGTTATGTTCAGGTACTGAGAGACAATGGCGCTGAGGTGATTGTGGTGCTTAGAGATCTTGACGACTGTTTGAGTATTGAAGAAGCAAAATCGAAGGTGATTTCAGATACTGATATTGAGAAAGTCATAGCAGTCCAGGCGATTGAATCCTGGTTTCTGGCAGACTCAAAAACTTTGGGAGATATTCTCAATGTCCCCGATTTTTATTTTGATATGCCAGAAGAACTGGTTGCACCATTTGAAAAGTTGAAGGAATTAAGAATGAAATATTCGGGTAGAGGAATTGGAGATAAAAAAGTGTTTGCCAGAATTATGGTAAGTAACGGTTTCTCCGTTCAAAGGGCAGCCAGTCACCCCAATTGCCCAAGCGCAAAATATTTTTTAAATAAGCTGGAATCGCTAGCGGTTAATTAA
- the hisB gene encoding bifunctional histidinol-phosphatase/imidazoleglycerol-phosphate dehydratase HisB — MKKVLFIDRDGTIIVEPPTDFQIDSLEKLEFLPKVISNLRRIAEETDYELVMVTNQDGLGTASFPEDTFWPAHLKMLTTLSNENIHFAKVHIDRSFPEENLPTRKPGTAMLTEYFSEEYDLADSYVIGDRLTDIQLAVNLGAKALFYAEPEAAQTVPSDLKGSLAFVSTDWDAIYEHLKLPSRIAVVKRNTKETQIKVELNLDGSGRSEIETGLGFFDHMLDQLARHSGADLKISVQGDLHIDEHHTIEDTALALGEAYRKALGDKRGISRYGYLLPMDEALAQVAIDFSGRPWMVWDAEFKRERIGEMPTEMFHHFFKSFSDTSLSNLNIKVEGQNEHHKIESIFKAFAKAIKMAVKRDLKALDFMPSTKGVL, encoded by the coding sequence ATGAAGAAAGTGTTATTTATTGATCGCGACGGTACTATTATTGTTGAGCCGCCGACAGATTTCCAGATTGACTCACTGGAGAAACTCGAATTTCTACCCAAAGTGATTTCCAACTTACGTCGGATTGCCGAGGAAACAGATTATGAACTGGTTATGGTAACTAATCAGGACGGGCTTGGAACGGCCTCATTCCCGGAAGACACTTTCTGGCCAGCTCATCTTAAAATGCTAACCACACTTTCCAACGAAAATATTCATTTTGCCAAGGTACATATTGACAGAAGTTTTCCCGAGGAAAATTTGCCAACACGGAAGCCCGGTACGGCTATGCTCACCGAATATTTTTCCGAAGAATACGACCTGGCTGACAGCTACGTCATTGGCGACCGCCTCACGGATATCCAACTGGCTGTAAATCTGGGTGCAAAAGCGCTGTTTTATGCAGAACCCGAAGCTGCCCAAACGGTACCTTCGGATCTTAAGGGCTCTCTGGCATTTGTATCAACAGATTGGGATGCTATCTATGAACATTTGAAATTACCTTCCCGCATCGCGGTTGTGAAGCGCAACACCAAGGAAACACAGATTAAAGTGGAGCTTAACCTGGACGGTAGCGGTAGGTCGGAAATAGAAACCGGACTGGGCTTTTTCGACCACATGCTTGATCAGCTTGCCCGCCATTCCGGCGCTGACTTGAAAATTTCGGTACAGGGAGATCTCCATATAGACGAACACCATACCATTGAAGATACTGCACTCGCCTTGGGAGAGGCATACCGAAAAGCACTGGGTGACAAACGGGGGATCAGCCGGTATGGCTATTTACTACCTATGGATGAAGCACTTGCGCAGGTAGCGATTGATTTTTCGGGCCGCCCCTGGATGGTTTGGGATGCCGAATTTAAAAGAGAGCGTATCGGCGAAATGCCTACCGAAATGTTCCACCATTTCTTTAAATCATTTTCTGATACCTCCTTGTCCAACCTGAATATCAAAGTGGAAGGACAAAATGAGCACCACAAAATTGAATCTATATTTAAAGCCTTTGCCAAGGCCATAAAAATGGCGGTGAAACGAGACTTGAAAGCATTGGATTTTATGCCTTCGACCAAGGGGGTATTATAA
- a CDS encoding AAA family ATPase, with protein MKIEKLRIKNFKSLVDLEIIEPNPFSVFVGANGVGKSNIFEALEFFYYVNSVYPDAPGNPKVSQKITFQMFDGVNLLSFREQNRQASIELHVEVGSIHSSIYSTGSTENDLFYIVSDGTFSDRSFSENAKNGAANKLFKNFSRIFIGQSRLERINAQVRSNERLTITASNLEKVLKRLLFDENRREDMIDYLRLLIPEFERLEIHSDNIGGTDTLLIYEKGSDKPFNRSLISDGTYNILCLLTALYQSDEPQFLCIEEPENGLNPFVVKELVNLFRNACEEKGHYIWLNTHSQTLVEALTPDEIILVDKVNGETQVKQIKGMDLHGIPTDEAWFSGALGGGTPW; from the coding sequence ATGAAGATTGAAAAACTCAGGATTAAAAATTTCAAATCCCTCGTTGACCTTGAAATCATCGAGCCAAATCCCTTTAGTGTTTTTGTAGGGGCAAATGGTGTTGGGAAATCGAATATTTTTGAGGCGCTGGAGTTTTTTTACTACGTGAACTCGGTTTATCCAGATGCACCAGGAAATCCGAAGGTTTCTCAGAAGATTACGTTTCAGATGTTTGATGGAGTGAACCTACTGTCATTCAGGGAACAAAATAGACAAGCTAGCATCGAATTGCATGTTGAAGTAGGCTCTATCCACTCATCCATTTATAGTACAGGCAGCACTGAAAACGATCTTTTTTATATTGTAAGTGATGGAACCTTTTCAGACCGGAGCTTTTCAGAAAATGCCAAAAATGGAGCTGCGAATAAATTATTCAAGAATTTCTCCAGGATTTTTATTGGTCAAAGTCGATTAGAAAGAATCAACGCACAAGTACGTTCGAATGAAAGATTGACTATAACCGCGAGCAATTTGGAAAAAGTTTTAAAGCGGTTGCTTTTTGATGAGAACAGAAGAGAAGATATGATAGATTACCTTCGGTTACTCATTCCTGAATTTGAAAGATTGGAAATTCATTCAGACAATATTGGAGGGACAGACACACTTTTAATTTATGAGAAGGGCTCAGACAAACCTTTTAATAGAAGCTTGATTTCCGACGGTACTTACAATATACTTTGTTTGCTAACAGCCTTATATCAGTCGGATGAGCCGCAGTTTCTTTGTATTGAAGAACCGGAAAATGGGCTGAACCCGTTCGTGGTAAAAGAACTGGTGAATCTTTTCAGGAACGCCTGCGAAGAAAAAGGACATTATATTTGGCTGAATACCCATTCTCAGACTCTGGTTGAGGCGTTAACTCCTGATGAAATCATTTTGGTGGATAAGGTCAACGGAGAAACACAGGTTAAGCAGATCAAAGGAATGGATTTACATGGTATACCCACAGACGAAGCATGGTTTTCAGGCGCTTTGGGAGGGGGTACACCTTGGTGA
- a CDS encoding T9SS type A sorting domain-containing protein, translating into MATHNQNSYRVSLAGILSITLIFLNSLQVIAQLQIVPISVGQANTQPDAVPNQKVSASLGLPFFDDFSTTATQSPDPHFWMAGSGVFINNTLTTGHPSVNVATFDGLKANGTPYNFTNPLSQNYTDTLTSLPIDLQGKTAADSVYLSFYWQSKGLGEKPDSSDFFQLEVLNSSQQWTALWKRNGYELDTLFHQEFVVIKDPLLFHSGFQFRFRAYGRNSGAYDMWHLDYVYLNAKRSSKDIYIRDIAVRNPLTSYLKTYTAMPLDHYARNPAGFTAANVGTQIVNHYNNENYTSFVLTVKDEISGAVFKGGQEGSTYIGPLKELVKSVTILPLTVSTTLARMRIRYKFDMLTTDNSNPSIPSIDLRRNDSISAVADLSDYFAYDDGSAEYGIQINQKLGRVAIRFVMAKPDTVGGVRMSVVPFNKDISGQSFTLQLWSNKNGKPDQLLTQAAVAARYGTSRNSFNEYTFGKAVAITDTFYVGWLQVNEQPLTVGYDLNSRLGADKVWYNLGTEWVPGADLKGSIMIRPFMTTKGQEVVTGTEPGISAKSFFYPNPSQGIISWKDLVLDRIEVYTVNGNLVKVISPGYESRSASVTELPGGLYIFKGYNGKRQITQKVVIFR; encoded by the coding sequence ATGGCAACACACAACCAGAACAGTTATAGGGTATCCCTGGCAGGAATTTTAAGTATCACACTGATTTTTCTCAATAGTTTACAGGTAATCGCACAACTACAAATCGTACCGATTTCTGTTGGACAGGCCAACACACAGCCGGATGCAGTTCCTAACCAAAAAGTGAGTGCCAGCCTGGGACTTCCTTTTTTTGATGATTTTTCGACAACAGCAACTCAATCCCCGGATCCTCATTTCTGGATGGCAGGCAGCGGGGTTTTTATTAACAATACCCTAACAACTGGGCACCCCTCCGTGAATGTGGCTACTTTTGACGGCCTTAAAGCAAACGGTACCCCCTATAATTTTACCAATCCGTTATCTCAAAATTATACGGATACCCTCACCTCACTGCCAATAGACCTCCAGGGAAAGACTGCGGCAGACTCGGTATACCTGAGTTTTTACTGGCAGTCCAAGGGATTAGGTGAGAAACCGGACTCAAGTGACTTCTTTCAGCTCGAGGTTTTGAACAGCAGCCAGCAATGGACGGCACTCTGGAAAAGAAATGGTTATGAATTGGATACCTTGTTTCACCAAGAGTTTGTCGTTATTAAGGATCCCTTATTATTTCATTCGGGTTTTCAGTTTCGTTTCAGGGCTTATGGGCGTAATTCGGGGGCATACGATATGTGGCACCTCGATTATGTATACCTGAATGCCAAGCGCTCCAGCAAAGACATTTACATCCGTGATATTGCGGTAAGAAATCCGCTGACTTCTTATTTGAAGACTTATACGGCCATGCCGCTGGATCATTACGCCCGAAATCCGGCAGGATTTACTGCGGCCAATGTGGGTACCCAAATCGTAAATCATTACAATAATGAAAATTATACCTCCTTTGTATTAACGGTAAAGGATGAAATTTCCGGGGCGGTGTTCAAAGGCGGACAGGAGGGATCTACTTATATAGGCCCTTTGAAAGAGCTCGTCAAATCGGTTACCATTTTGCCGCTAACAGTGAGCACCACACTGGCGAGGATGCGGATCAGATATAAGTTTGATATGCTCACCACAGATAACAGCAATCCAAGTATCCCGAGTATTGACCTGCGCCGAAATGATAGTATCAGCGCAGTGGCTGATTTAAGTGATTATTTTGCCTACGACGATGGCAGTGCGGAATATGGCATACAGATCAACCAGAAGCTGGGAAGAGTGGCGATAAGGTTTGTGATGGCAAAACCCGATACCGTGGGTGGGGTAAGGATGTCGGTGGTTCCATTCAATAAGGATATTTCGGGGCAGTCGTTTACACTTCAGCTGTGGAGTAATAAAAACGGAAAGCCCGACCAGCTCTTAACGCAAGCCGCCGTAGCGGCCAGATATGGAACTTCAAGAAACAGTTTCAATGAATATACTTTTGGAAAAGCCGTTGCAATAACAGACACTTTTTATGTGGGCTGGCTTCAGGTGAATGAACAACCGCTCACCGTTGGCTACGACCTGAACTCGCGGCTGGGAGCAGATAAGGTATGGTATAACCTGGGGACGGAGTGGGTGCCGGGCGCTGACCTGAAAGGAAGTATCATGATTCGCCCGTTTATGACTACCAAAGGGCAGGAAGTGGTGACCGGGACGGAGCCGGGGATATCTGCAAAAAGTTTTTTTTATCCTAACCCTTCTCAGGGAATTATATCCTGGAAAGATTTGGTTTTAGACAGGATAGAGGTATACACTGTGAACGGCAATTTGGTGAAAGTTATTTCACCAGGTTATGAGAGCAGGTCGGCCAGCGTGACGGAACTGCCGGGTGGACTTTACATTTTTAAGGGATATAACGGTAAGAGGCAAATAACTCAGAAAGTCGTGATTTTCAGGTAA
- the can gene encoding carbonate dehydratase, translating to MIKSYNKLFENNKNWVKQVTQEDPDFFNKLANGQSPEFLWIGCSDSRVPANEITGTSPGDIFVHRNIANMVVHTDMNMLSVLDYSVNVLGVKHIMIVGHYGCGGVNAAMSHKQVGLIDNWLRNIKDVYRLHENELGAIEDMKERSDRLVELNVTEQVYNLSKTSIVQNAWANGKPLLVHGIVYDVKNGILKDLNVTAGDTSKIESVYRFESEPQLA from the coding sequence ATGATTAAGTCATATAATAAATTATTTGAAAACAATAAGAATTGGGTTAAACAGGTAACACAAGAAGATCCCGATTTTTTCAACAAACTGGCTAACGGACAAAGCCCTGAGTTCCTGTGGATTGGTTGTTCGGACAGCCGTGTGCCTGCCAATGAAATTACAGGGACCTCACCAGGAGATATATTCGTGCACCGCAACATTGCCAACATGGTGGTACATACGGACATGAACATGCTAAGCGTACTGGATTACTCTGTGAATGTGCTTGGGGTAAAACACATCATGATTGTGGGGCACTATGGCTGCGGAGGCGTAAATGCTGCGATGTCCCATAAACAGGTAGGACTGATAGACAACTGGTTACGGAACATTAAGGACGTTTACCGCCTGCACGAAAATGAGCTCGGTGCCATTGAAGATATGAAAGAGCGGAGCGACAGGCTGGTTGAGCTTAACGTGACCGAGCAGGTGTACAATCTGAGCAAAACATCTATTGTGCAAAATGCCTGGGCAAATGGCAAACCGTTACTGGTGCATGGTATTGTTTACGATGTAAAGAACGGGATACTTAAAGATCTTAACGTTACCGCAGGTGATACCAGCAAAATTGAGTCGGTATACCGGTTTGAATCCGAACCCCAGTTAGCGTAA
- a CDS encoding riboflavin synthase — MFTGIIESLGEILEISEEGTNRTFTLTSPVATELKIDQSLSHNGVCLTVTGVEGNRYQVTAVEETLKKTNLGLLKPGDQVNLERCMPANGRFDGHIVQGHVDQTGTCVYVEEREGSWLYDFEYDSSQGNLTVEKGSICINGVSLTVFNSEEKRFRVTIIPYTYAFTNFNRLAEGDTVNLEFDILGKYIKRIIGSYNL, encoded by the coding sequence ATGTTTACAGGTATTATTGAGTCGCTGGGAGAGATTCTTGAAATTAGTGAAGAAGGAACTAACCGTACATTCACGCTCACTTCGCCAGTTGCGACAGAACTGAAGATAGACCAAAGTCTTAGTCATAACGGGGTATGTCTTACGGTGACGGGCGTGGAAGGCAACCGCTACCAGGTAACTGCAGTGGAGGAAACCTTGAAGAAAACCAACCTGGGTTTGCTGAAACCCGGAGACCAGGTTAATCTGGAGCGGTGCATGCCAGCAAACGGACGATTTGACGGGCATATTGTACAAGGGCATGTAGATCAGACGGGGACCTGCGTTTATGTAGAAGAACGCGAGGGAAGCTGGCTTTACGATTTTGAATACGATTCTTCGCAGGGAAACCTAACGGTCGAAAAAGGCTCCATCTGTATCAATGGGGTGAGTTTAACCGTTTTTAATTCCGAAGAAAAGAGGTTCAGGGTAACCATAATTCCCTATACTTATGCCTTTACAAATTTCAACAGGCTGGCCGAGGGAGATACCGTGAATCTGGAGTTTGATATTCTGGGAAAATATATCAAACGGATTATCGGTTCGTATAACCTATAG
- a CDS encoding RNA polymerase sigma factor → MSDEELLALFENPDTRRNAFNQLVRKYQQKVYWLVRKMVVDHDDANDITQDVFIKAWSALENFRGDSKLYTWLYRVASNEAINFLNKKRRRFFVPIYDVENELSEKLESDPELSGDVIQLKLQKALLKLPEKQRLVFNLKYFEELPYEEISEITGTSVGALKASYHWATKKIEDFLNDTD, encoded by the coding sequence ATGTCTGACGAAGAGTTATTAGCCCTTTTTGAGAATCCTGATACGCGGCGAAATGCGTTCAACCAGCTGGTGCGCAAGTATCAGCAGAAAGTGTATTGGCTGGTGAGGAAGATGGTAGTCGACCATGACGATGCTAACGATATTACCCAGGACGTTTTCATCAAGGCCTGGTCGGCGCTGGAAAATTTCAGGGGAGATTCCAAACTCTATACCTGGCTATACAGAGTAGCCAGCAACGAGGCGATCAACTTTTTGAACAAGAAAAGAAGGAGGTTTTTTGTCCCGATTTACGATGTTGAAAATGAGCTGAGCGAAAAACTGGAATCGGATCCGGAACTGAGTGGGGATGTTATTCAGTTGAAACTCCAGAAGGCCTTGCTTAAATTGCCTGAAAAACAGCGCCTTGTTTTTAATCTTAAGTATTTTGAAGAGCTGCCTTATGAAGAGATTTCCGAAATAACAGGAACCTCGGTGGGTGCTTTAAAAGCTTCCTATCACTGGGCAACAAAAAAAATTGAAGATTTTTTAAATGATACGGATTAA
- a CDS encoding SulP family inorganic anion transporter, translating to MSSDKKLLSNLKYDFPSGLVVYLVALPLCLGVALASTGRPDLLFSGIIAGMVGGIVVGAISGSPLGVSGPAAGLVVIVLSALDTLGSFEAFLAALILAGALQVIAGIMKAGIIGYYFPSSVIKGMLAAIGITLILKEIPHAFGYDADFMGDEAFQQKDGQNTLTELYNAVRYSSTGAIIISAVSLGLLILFDKPFMKRIQLFKFLPGALFVVLLGVLMNIGFNLFAPGLAVSGDHLVQLPVAGSLQDFFSFFKSPDFTSYTKPEVYTVAVTLAVVASLESLLSVEATDKLDPYKRSTPTNRELIAQGIGNMTSGLIGGLPVTQVIVRSSANVEAGGRTKMATIIHGTILLLSALLIPKLLNYIPLASLAAILLVVGYKLSKLSLYTGMYRLGKEQFIPFIVTIIAILSTDLLKGIAIGMVIAIYFILRKNYKHSYQYVKEEHRNGEVITLILSEEVTFLNKGSIGATLDNLPDNSTVIIDGTRSIDIDYDVLEIIQDFRKHSAPLRNIKVETKGIKEVSIIGGH from the coding sequence ATGTCGTCTGATAAGAAATTGCTTTCAAACCTAAAATACGATTTTCCTTCGGGCCTGGTCGTTTATCTGGTTGCATTACCACTTTGCCTGGGGGTGGCACTTGCCTCCACTGGCAGGCCCGACCTACTCTTTTCCGGTATCATTGCCGGAATGGTCGGCGGGATAGTCGTAGGTGCCATCAGCGGATCACCTCTCGGTGTATCCGGGCCTGCTGCCGGTTTGGTTGTTATTGTACTTTCTGCACTTGATACACTGGGAAGTTTTGAGGCCTTTCTGGCAGCATTAATTTTAGCAGGTGCGCTTCAGGTTATTGCCGGTATCATGAAAGCCGGAATCATCGGTTATTATTTCCCATCCTCAGTGATTAAAGGAATGCTGGCAGCCATAGGTATTACACTGATATTAAAGGAGATACCACATGCCTTTGGTTACGATGCCGATTTCATGGGAGATGAGGCCTTTCAACAAAAAGACGGGCAGAACACACTGACAGAACTCTACAACGCGGTGCGGTACAGTAGCACCGGGGCCATCATCATATCGGCCGTTTCGTTGGGTCTGCTGATCCTGTTCGACAAGCCTTTTATGAAACGTATCCAGCTTTTCAAATTCTTACCGGGTGCTTTGTTTGTTGTTCTACTGGGGGTACTGATGAATATCGGGTTTAACCTATTTGCTCCGGGCCTGGCTGTCAGTGGTGACCACCTCGTACAGCTTCCGGTTGCGGGCAGTTTGCAGGATTTCTTTAGTTTTTTTAAATCACCGGATTTCACGTCCTACACAAAGCCCGAGGTTTATACGGTCGCGGTTACACTGGCTGTGGTGGCAAGTCTTGAGTCTCTCCTATCCGTTGAGGCAACGGATAAACTGGATCCATATAAACGGAGTACCCCTACCAACCGGGAATTAATTGCCCAGGGTATAGGCAACATGACATCCGGGCTTATTGGCGGGTTGCCGGTCACTCAGGTTATTGTTCGTAGTTCAGCCAATGTGGAAGCAGGTGGAAGGACCAAAATGGCTACGATCATACACGGGACCATCCTGCTTCTCTCCGCATTGCTGATTCCCAAATTATTGAATTATATACCCCTGGCTTCTCTGGCAGCTATTCTGCTGGTGGTTGGTTATAAACTATCCAAACTTTCTCTTTACACCGGCATGTACCGGCTGGGGAAGGAACAGTTTATCCCTTTTATCGTAACCATCATTGCCATCCTGAGCACCGATCTGCTCAAAGGCATTGCCATAGGAATGGTAATCGCTATTTATTTCATTCTCCGGAAGAATTACAAGCATTCCTACCAGTATGTTAAAGAAGAACATCGCAATGGTGAGGTAATCACTCTGATATTATCGGAGGAAGTAACCTTTCTGAACAAAGGCAGTATCGGCGCAACGCTGGACAATCTTCCCGATAATTCAACCGTGATTATCGATGGGACCCGGTCTATTGATATTGATTATGATGTACTGGAAATTATCCAGGATTTCAGAAAGCATTCGGCACCTTTGCGAAATATCAAGGTTGAAACGAAGGGTATCAAAGAAGTCTCGATCATAGGCGGGCACTAA
- a CDS encoding transketolase, producing MEIEQLEKVASQVRRDIVRMVHGCQSGHPGGSLGCTEILVALYFEQMKLKEENGKPVFDMDGTGEDLFFLSNGHISPVWYSVLGRKGYFPVEEMATFRKLDSRLQGHPTTHEHLEGIRIASGSLGQGMSVAIGAALSKKLNKDNETVFVLMGDGEQQEGQVWEAATFAPHHQVDNLIAFIDLNGQQIDGPTVKVMNNLDLGKKYEAFGWEVISIEEGNDMAAVVKGLYEAKSRLGHGRPIMVLLHTGMGFGVDFMMGSHKWHGVAPNDEQLAAALGQLEETLGDY from the coding sequence ATGGAAATTGAACAATTAGAAAAAGTTGCATCACAAGTTCGCCGGGATATCGTTCGTATGGTGCATGGTTGCCAGTCGGGGCATCCCGGAGGATCTTTGGGCTGCACCGAGATATTGGTTGCACTATACTTTGAGCAAATGAAGCTTAAGGAAGAGAACGGCAAACCGGTTTTTGATATGGATGGAACTGGAGAGGATCTCTTTTTCCTTTCCAACGGACATATTTCTCCGGTATGGTATAGTGTTCTTGGCCGTAAGGGATACTTCCCGGTTGAGGAAATGGCTACCTTCAGAAAGCTTGATTCAAGGTTACAGGGCCACCCAACTACCCACGAACATCTGGAAGGTATCCGGATCGCCTCAGGTTCTTTGGGCCAAGGTATGTCGGTTGCAATTGGCGCCGCTTTGTCTAAAAAACTCAATAAGGATAACGAAACCGTTTTCGTCCTGATGGGCGATGGCGAGCAGCAGGAAGGGCAGGTATGGGAAGCAGCTACATTTGCGCCGCACCATCAGGTAGATAACCTGATTGCTTTCATTGACCTGAACGGCCAGCAGATCGACGGCCCGACGGTGAAAGTGATGAATAACCTCGACCTGGGTAAAAAATATGAGGCTTTTGGCTGGGAAGTGATTTCCATAGAAGAAGGCAACGATATGGCGGCGGTTGTAAAAGGACTTTACGAAGCCAAGTCGAGGCTGGGCCACGGCCGGCCGATCATGGTATTACTGCATACCGGTATGGGCTTCGGCGTGGACTTTATGATGGGAAGTCACAAATGGCACGGAGTGGCACCAAACGATGAACAATTGGCCGCCGCGCTGGGACAGCTGGAGGAAACTTTGGGAGATTATTGA